From a single Paenibacillus sp. FSL W8-0426 genomic region:
- a CDS encoding YerC/YecD family TrpR-related protein codes for MQLKKLNDKSIEQLFEAILTLKDIEECYVFFDDLCTVNEIQSMSQRLEVARMLGKGNTYNQIEAETGASTATISRVKRCLNYGNDGYKMTLERLGR; via the coding sequence ATGCAGCTGAAGAAGCTAAATGATAAAAGTATTGAACAACTATTCGAAGCGATTTTGACGTTGAAGGATATCGAGGAGTGCTACGTCTTCTTTGACGACCTCTGCACCGTAAACGAAATTCAATCCATGTCCCAGCGGCTGGAAGTGGCGCGCATGCTTGGCAAAGGAAACACGTATAACCAAATCGAAGCAGAGACAGGCGCGAGCACGGCAACGATCTCGCGCGTAAAGCGCTGCCTGAATTACGGCAACGACGGTTACAAGATGACGCTGGAACGTTTGGGACGCTAA